Sequence from the Marinitoga sp. 38H-ov genome:
ATAGTTATTGTATCTCATGGACTTTTAATAAGAACAATTATATGTTGGATATTAAACTTACCTTTAAATCAACATAGAAATTTTATGCTAGATAATGGATCGGTAACAACTTTTGAGTACGAAAATGGTAAAAAACGATTATTAAATTTAAATGAAACATGGCATTTAGATTTAGATAATATTATTCATCCAAAAACAGCGGAGGAGGAGTAATGAGACTATATACATATTTTTTACCTACTGAAAATATAGAAACACATAAATATTATATTGTAATTGATACATTAAGAGCTACATCAACTATAGCTACATTATTATCTGTTGGTGCATCTCAAATTACTATTATTGATGATTATAAAAATATAGATTCTAAAGATAATAATTACTTTCTTATCGGAGAAAGAAATGCTGTAAAAATAAATGGGTTTGATTATTCAAACTCACCTTCAGATATTTTAAAAAATGCTGTTAATTTTAAAAATAAGAAAATAATATTATCAACGACTAATGGTTCTAAGGCTCTATTAACAGCTAATTCAAAAGGAATAACAATTGCTGCTTCTTTATTAAATTTAAAAGCAGTGGTGCAATAT
This genomic interval carries:
- a CDS encoding 2-phosphosulfolactate phosphatase, whose amino-acid sequence is MRLYTYFLPTENIETHKYYIVIDTLRATSTIATLLSVGASQITIIDDYKNIDSKDNNYFLIGERNAVKINGFDYSNSPSDILKNAVNFKNKKIILSTTNGSKALLTANSKGITIAASLLNLKAVVQYILIKKIDDIGIICSGSNGNISLEDVFTAGRILSILAKQDITYLNDDSYIALNMANIPHARVMQYSSHAQKLKKLGLEKDLKICFNENLLNVVPISKMKENKFKSKIDI